atgaaaacaaaaaagcaacagCAGTACAATCTAAAGCACAGAGGCAAAGAACAGGAGGCCACGACAACTCTCCGAAGTCCAGAAACTCAGCACAGATACAATGTGTTTCAGAGGAAGACACCCAGAATCCAGCGGGAGGGAGGAAGGTGCAGAGAGGTACCCAGTACATTCTGAAAAGGCTCTCTCCTGATCTCTGGAGGGAAGGCTGTCTCTGCTCCCTCCCACGCGGAGGGGGAAGCTGGCCCCCAGGGCTTCTGGACCCAGAAAGCGCTCCCGCAGCAGAGAGTGATTTTAGACTAGAAAGCCGGGAAGGAGGAAGCTGGATGGCGGTCCTCCTCCTTTTTCACTGGCCAGCAAACAGAGCCGTTTGCCTGATTTTTAAATCTGCAGAAGTTGGTGTGTCCGAGGTGGGACACGCTTATGGCGCGTGCTCCCCAGATCACGAAGCAGAGACTCTGAGTGGCACGAAGGCCAGTGTCCACCAAAGGACCATAGTCACCCGGGGCCAACTGGGGCGGGGAGGCGGGGCTTACCTGCAATGGTGCTTCCTGCTGGCGAGCCAGAAGGCACTGTCGCAGCCGTAGCAGTGAGCGGCCAGGTGGTCGGGAAGCCAGCGGGTCATCTGTGGGACAAAGACAGAGCCAGGTCAGCCAGGGGGACGGCGGCGTCGGCCTGAGAGGGCCAAGCCAAGGCAGAGGAGAGCAAGGGTTGATGCCGGCTCCTTCGGCTCCGACTCGAGAGATTTGGTCGTCAATAAAGGAAAGGCGTCCAAAGCATCTCCACCAAATTCCCCCTCAGAGAAAAGAAGTAGCCAAGAGCTCCCCGGTTCCCTACTCCAGCCTGGGGCCCGAACGGGCCCGCGACAATGAGTGCCTGGCATGTGGGTGTTTCCTGCTGCTTCTCAGAGAGCGTGTGGAGCTAGAGAGCTGGCAGTTGAAGGCACAGAGCCAAGGTGCCTGAGCGTTGCGGTGCCGTGCCGTGCCAGGGGTCCTGCCCTAACGGAAAGGGGCTGGGGAGATCACAAACAGCTCGACGGTTAGCAGCACAGGGAGTGAGTCTGTACCTCTGTGTCCTGTTTATCCACCTGCTCCCAGCTGGCTTCAGAGAAAATCTCTGTGCTGCAGCAAGACAAGCAGCTCTGATCCACATTGCTTTCCGAGTCGGGGATTGAGGTCTGTTGGCAAACAAACACAGCTGAACAGAACGAACCGGTCCCTCCTCCCCAGGGAACAAGGAAGGTGCAGGGGTAATGAGGACAGCTGGGGACAGAGATGAGCTTGCTCTGGGACAGCTGACCTTCAGAAGCACCGCCCTGCTGGTGGCTTAAGAGAAAGAACAGGGGGTCCAGGACAGCAGAGTACTTAAATGAGCCGTGTGTCGGGGCCATGGTAACTCGGAATGAGTGTGATCTCCCTTGGGTTGTCACAGGTTAACCAGGGGTGTGGAACTGGAGGGGCTAGGAGGGTGGAGCTGTGTTCACAGGGGTGATGAGCCTCTGGGGGGGCTATAGCTGTCGCCATAGCCAAAGCAGCCATCCCTAGCTAAAACCGAGAGCTTTGTGCCTGACCTCCTTTCTCTGAGGGATCcttggaaaatgaggaagaaaaagactgaaaagtcACTTTCACTTGGAAATGTTGGACAAACCCGCCTTTAATGAATGCATGCTACAAGAGCCAGGCCCGGAGGCCGGGGCCCTCTGGCTCCTCCCTCCGCAGTGACACAGCGTGACCGCCCGGCCAAGGGACAGCGAGTCCATTGAATGGAAGCTAAGTCGAGAAGGCCTTCCTCCTTGGCAAGTATATCTGGCGCTAAGCCCACCAACTACATTTTTCTCCCGGAGAGCCAGTCCTTCTGCACATGCAATGACTCCGGCTGTCCTCAGGCCCCACTCAAAGAACATCTACCCCCAGAGAGGCGAGCAAGATGGAGCACGATGGACGGACGCGACCGCGGCGGCCCCGGGGCAGGCCAGCCGGGGGCCTCTTTGGCCCTCACTCTCTCGCGGCCTTCCCCTCCACACCTGCCTTGGGGAGAGCCCCTTCAGGAAACGAGCTGGTGCGGCGGCTCCTTACCAATCCCCTGCCTCTGAGCAGGAGAGGCGCCGGGCCCTGGGGCCCGAGCCCAGTCTCTGTAGGCGGCGGCGCCTGATGAGGCCCAGCATACTCACCACTTCATCCCCAAAGTCCCCATTGAAGCGCAGGGAACTGTTCAGGTACTGACTCTCCAGGCGGCTTCTGAGCTCCTGCACCTGCTTCTTCAAAGTCTCCACTTCCTGCTGGTGGCCCGTTTCTATCTGGCGCAAGCGCTGCTGGATGGCGTCCGTGTAGACGGGCATGCCGTCATCGTCCAGGTGACTGCGAGCGGGCTGCTCCGGACTGCCGGCCGCCGGCTGCCTGCCCGGCTGGCCCTGCGACCACTTGGGGTGCGCGCTCCGCAGGGGGAGCTGGGCAGAGCCACCGCTCGCGGCAGACGTGCGTCGGCTCCAGGGCCCTTTGATCCGACTGCGCTCTCCCTCCAGACAGTGTCCGTTTGGGGCGGGGTATCTCTGGGGCACCGTCGGCCCGCCGGGCTTCTCCGTGGCCTTGTTCTCCGTCTCCAGGTCTCTGTTACAGACAATCTCCTCTTTACATTCGGCTAAGGGCAAGGCACAGGAAGAAGGCATCGGGCTGTGTGAAGTCCTGGCTACTTTTGATCCTGCCCTGGCCCTGTCTACCAGGCGCTCCCCATCAGCTCGAGAAAGTTCATCATCCCCACTGTCCATGAGGCAAGGTCTGTGACCAGCCCCTTGGGGGAGCTGATCCACTTTGGCCTCCCCTTCTGTCAGGGTTTCCACAGAACTTTCCACCGTGGGTGTTCTTGCTCCCAGGGGGAGAACTGTGGGCAGGGAGGTGCCATGGGAAACCTCAGGGTGCAGTGGGGCTTGATGGCTGTCCTCACCCACATCCCTGGGAGCACGGCTGCTCCCCGGTTCCTCCACAGAAGCCTCCTCCAGGCTGTCGCTCTGAGGGGGCTCCTGGGCATGGCTCGGTGGAGCCTCAGGTTCATCAGGGTGTCCCGGGAAGCCCGCCAGGAGCGGATGAGTACTGTTTCCTGGAGTGGTCGTCAGGTCCCCCAGAGCTGGCTCTGGTTTTTCAGGGTGCTCAGTGTCCTCCTGCTGGCTCTTCTCATTCAGGGGAGCCTCCTCTTTGGCCTCCACCACCTCGGTGCTGCTCCGCAAGGGGGTCTCCTCCAGACTCCCGTCCTCTTTAGTGGCCTCCTGCAGGATGTTCTCCATCTGACCTTCTGCCACCCCAGCGGCAACCGAGAGCTCGGCCCCCCCCAAGGCCTTGGCCTGTCTGCCCAAAGTATCCCCGTCACAGGGCTCCTCTCCCGGGCCGCCCAGGCCGCTCAGCTCCAGGGAGCGCCGATGTTCTTGCCACCGCTCGTTGAGGCTGGGGTCGCTGCTGCGCCGGCTGGTTGGGGGTACGCTGCTGTCGCAGACTGTTGTCAGGTTGTCAAACGAACGCGTCTTTGGTAGCCTGGGAAAGGAGAGGGCGGAAGATTAGAACCTCACTAAGGGGACCTCTGTGATTGGTCACTGGTATCTCACTGAGCCCACTCCAGGGATCCCAAAGGCCAGGCAGGATGAGCATCCGGGCCCTGAATCTACCCCAGGCTCTGGACCCACCCCAGATGGTCTAGTTAGGTGAAGGTGATGGGCcagtgaggaagggaagaaatagtGCGAGATGGACATAGAAATTCAATGCTCTGCATCTGTGAGGAAGACTGAAGGAACTCGAGACCATCCTTGGGTGCCCAGGACAAACTGCCGAGCCTCAAATATCACACCTGTCTCTCAAAAGGCAGCATGCtttgttcaacatatattggatcacttgccaaccaggggagggggtggggaaagggagggaaaaaattagaacacagagaTTGTAGGGGTGAATgacaaaaattacccatgtatatattttgaaaataaaaagccttaataaaaaattaagggaaaaaaaaaaagcacatttgcacatgtgcatgtatgtttGTACGCACATTACCAACACACAGAAAGAGCTGCTCATTAATCAGCCAGCCAACACTTCAGAGGGAGACCCGCAGAACAAATGTGTCTAAATTGTTTCACGACAAGTCTGAAAACCTTCTCGGAGCCGAGGATGTTTCCAGGTCCTGGAGGTCTCAGATGCCATGGATCAGGCCAACTCCTTCCCTGCGCATTCACACTCGCAGCCACACAAGGGCCTGCCAGGCCAGCAGCTCACCTACTCAGAGGCTGATCTTCAGGACTGGCACCGGGGACTGGGTACGGAGCACAGGTGTCATCAGCAGGGGTGGAAGGGGAGGGACACGGGAGGTACACGGCACTCCAGAGCATTAGGTTTCGCACATGGCACACTGGATATAGCACCTGAAAGGGAAACAAGTAGAAGCATGTGCTGATCAGACCTGGTAGCATGCTGATATTCTGCAGAAGAGTCAGAGGGAGGCtggaatatactttaaaaatcagttcAATAGGATCTGCTATTGGATTGGGGAGCACCAGACTTGGGATTCAGAATGCTTGCCGGCTCAGCCACTTAGCATTGTAATACTGGGAAAAGCCCTTCCCTTTGAAAGTGCtaaatggggggtggggggggggggagaacacCCAAAACCTTTACAGTAATTGTTTCTGATTAAGAGctctttttcaaaacatataggGTACAGAATCCCAAAAAATTAGAGagagacaaattaaaacaactcggTGGTGCCATCTAACACCTACCAGATTGGCTAATacaacagagaaggaaaatgacaaatggaggggatatgggaaactggaacactatTGCCCCATTAATGGAGTTGATCCAATGATTCTAGAGAGGAATTTGGAATCATACTCAAAGGACTGCAAAACTGTGCCTACCCCGTGATGCAGCAGTGTCACTACCGGGTCTATGCCCcctaagagatcatttaaaaaactaaaaagaatctataatgcaaaaatgtttctagcagctcttttcatggtggcaaagaactggcatataaagggatgcccatcagttggggaatggctgaacaagtggtAGAGGATTGTGATGGGATTTACTGTGCTGGAAGAAATGAGAatcaagatgctctcagaaagacCCGAGAAGactttaaacaaaagaaaagtcaagtgagcagaatcaggagaacacggTACACAATCATAGCAATATGACTGTATCATGATCAATAAGGAACGACTTAGCTACTCCAAGACAATAATCCAagtcaattccaaaagactcgtAAAAAAAGGTTTTCCATTTCCAAAGAGAAAATGGATGGCGTCTGAAGGAGacttttctttcactctttcttgtgcttttttttttttttttttttttgttcttttctcaatatggttaatatggaaataaatttcttGCTTTCCAAAtaagtggaggaggaagaatttggaactgaaaataaacattttttagaaGAGAAATGCACAAAATGAAACTTGTAAGATTAtaggaaaaaagatatttaaggTATATCTTCCAAATTCAGAACCAtcccaattggtaaatgatcaaagaagaaatcCAAAATAAATCAACTCAGAGATTCTAGCCCACACTCAAGATCGgcaaatataacaaaacaaaaaaaatcacaattattgGAAAAATTGTGGGGAAATAGGAACATTGACACACTAttctattggtggagttgtataACAGCTTCTAGAAAGGGACTGGGATGATCCATGGCTCAAAAGACAATTCAGCAATAATATGAGGCTCATATTCCAAAGGGAAGGCAGATatgaaaaataagcatttattaaggacctaccaCGTGCTAAGCACCGTGTtcagtgctttacaattattaattgTTGATCCTTACAAATTGAGCtgagaggtagttgctattatcatccccattttacatttgagaaactgaggcaaacagggtcaagtgatttgctcagtgtcacagAGCTAGTCAaggctgaggctgaatttgaattcaggtttttagCCCActagaaatgacaaaagggaCAATTTCATAGGAACTTCGGGAACCTTATATGAATTGTTGAGAGTGAAATGAGAAATAGAACtggaataatttatacaataataacataAAGACAAAGGCTATAAATGTTGAAAGactctaatcaatgcaatgaccaaccacaatccCAGAGGACAGAGGAAATGGACTCAAGATGAAACATGTGGTTTTCGATATGGCTAAtggggaaatttgttttgctcgaCTATGTATCTGTTCCAAGTGTTTCgctttatgttttctcttttctaatgagaagtgtaggaaagaaaaataaatgcttaagtgaaaaaattagaggggggggaaaaaaaaaaaaaaacaacttttcctTTTCTGGGAAAGTAAAAAGAGGCTTAATTCTCAGATTCCTTCCAGGTCTTCATTCTAGCCTGTGTTGTTTCCTGACCATACAAATTTGGTTGCACTCGAATTGAAAATTTAGTTGAAGCTCCCAGCCTACTATCCTTTGCCCAATTAAGCCTCCCCAGCCCTGAGTGGAGGCCGTCTGGATGGCCATGGGCCACTGTGAGGTCTCAAGGATAAGAAAATGTGATGTATTCAAGTGTTCTGCttctcctttattatttatttcacagGTCATCCGTCGTGGATAACACATCTCTATCAGTAGCTTGATCTTCAAATTTATGTTGTACGGCCTGAAGTGAGTCCTCATTGCTACTGGGTAATACTTTCCTCATCGCTTCCCTTCCACTCTCCACAGTGGCTCTTAAGCCCATTTCATCCTCCTCCAATCTCCCATGAGTTCCGCTTCTATTATCCCCCTTCCTTTTGAGGCCATTTGCCTCAAACTCTAACTTCCTCTCGTCTTCCTCATCTCACTTCACCCAGAAACCTCCTCCCATTTCTCCTCTTTCACAGGAAAAGCTAAAGTTACTCCTTAACAAGGAAGGCTAACTGCTCCCTTACTCAAATAGCCTCATTACATCTATCTCCTCCAATAGATTCCTTATTTCCAGTTTCTTTGTTCATGGCTCTTTCACACTGCCCTGCTCTTGGGGGCATTTCGCCTCTTTTTGTCTACCTCCATGTTGACTGGCCCAGGACAACCTTGACTGTGTGATAAAAGGAAGTGTCTGTTACACAGTGACTGTCGTTCCCCTTGGCACACAAGCTGGCCTTCCACACGGCTTCACAAAACGCAGTGAAGGCTGTTTCCCAGGATTCTTTAAATGAATCCTGAGGAGAGGAGGCCCCTAAAGCAGGAAGGGGGTGGCAGTGGCAGGGACAGCTGGCTTCAAGCTACATGGTGCTGGCTGGGACCTAGTGATATGCATATTAAATAACGAGCTAACAAAGCCTGCCAGCTCCTCTGAACAGCCTTCTTGACATGCCCTGGAGCTGAAAAAAGCTCTCTGACAAAGGGAATATTATCATAGCCTGAGATCCTCCTTACTGGGCTCCCTCTCAAGAGGGCTGTCACCTCCGGCATACAGGGGTGAGCAGAGCTGGAAAGGGTCACCTCTGGGAGCTTTTCTACAAATGAGTCCAGAATCTCAACTTCTCTTTCTTGGCCTGTGAGCACAGAGATGCTCATGTGTGCACATAGACACACACGCTCCCTTATACACAGACAGATACCACGAGACAAAGGATTAGACAAACACAgacatctccccctcccccctcccagacACCCACCCACCACTTTTAAACACAGCAGCTCTTAATCTCTGCTTTTCCTTTCAAAGGTACAAAAAGATCACTGTGGTAACTATAATAACCCGCAGCTAGGGGAAGGTGTTCTGGGCAGGAAGGCCGCCTGGACCGGTGGATGATGTGAAAACAATGTGCTGGTGGGTAAAGTTCCCCGCCACAGGGCCAAATCTACTAGGTCAGAAGTCATAAGGAGACCACAGGGAAGATTCAGACACAGCCACAGGAAGGTAGCGAAGGCCGTCTGACCCTGATGGCGCAGCATGGATGCCCCAAAACCTTGGGCTCCAGGCCCAGCTCAGCCACCTTGACCAAATCACCCAGGGAGACCCACAAGGGACCCTCCCTTTctacattttaaagttaaaacGCCTCCTCTGGAGAACTGCTGAGCTACTGCCCAGAATATGCTCCACAAGTGGGGCTCTTGGTAGGTGAGGGTCAATCATGACGGGGATTCTGCTGGTAGTCCTGAGTCCCCTAAGAAGGCAGAGCCCCGCCTCCTCCTGGCTGGCCCCCATACCCCCCCCCCTCCCTTGAGCCTCCAAGAGAAGAGAGACATACGCACAGTTTCTGACTGAGAAGAATAGAGCAGGTTCTTGAAGGCCTTGTTGGCTGCCCGAAGCAGAGACCAGACAGAGCAGGTCCGTTCCTGAGTgtgtttttctcctctctccttcgcATTGTTGCACAGGAATGTTCCAAAGAGGCAAGAGTAGGTGTGTTGTACCAACTTGACCTGCGGAGAGTCAACACGGCCGCATCACAAAACCAGGAGGGGACCGGGAGAAGGCTGGTCATCAGGCTCGTGCCAGGAAGCAGCCCCAGCACTCCTGGGAaaccctctctctctgtctttcatatACCCACACCATACATGTGCATTTAATCATATCTGCAAAGGTGGTAGTAGGGCTCCGTATGAATTTTTGCTTAATCCTCTCTACCCTAAAGGTATCATTATTCTCCTTTTCAGATAAGGAGAATGAGATTCAAAGCGGTGATCCTCACCAGGAGagcccctttctcccttcctgtcAGAGCGGCAGACCAAAGTCCAAGGAGAGTAAAGGGCAGTCCCTGTGCTTTTAACGTAACTTCCAGAGTAAAAGCTCGACGGGGCCATCAGCCTTGCTTCTCTGGCTGGCTCAGCGCTCACAGCCGAGTTCCCCCTTGgtacctccctccccccaccctgctTCTGGTGAACCTGCCCATGCATGGGACAAGGATATTTaacaggagagagaaaagagccaCTTCCCTCCCAGCCCCCATCCAGTCCCCAAGTGCGTAGCCCCCGCTGTCCAGAGAGCCCCACACTCACAAGGAATGCTTCATTGAACTCAAAAGAGCAAGGGAACTGCCTCTGGAGCTGGTGGACACAGTCCAGCCACTGCAGAAACACGGGGCAACGTTCATTCAGATCATCCGAGTTCTCCCCATGGCCACAGCGATCGGCAAACTTATGGCCAAAATCAAGCCATTCCATCTCTACGAGCACTTGGAAGCCCTGGGAGGGGAGAGAAGCAAAGCCGGTCAATGCACGCCACCCACTTGTGTGCCACCAGAGGGCTGGGCGGGCTCCTCACGGGCACCACGGCCGTGCGGTAGCCCCGCCTTTTCCCTTTCAGAATCTGGGAGTTCCTAGATGGGATACCACAGCCCAGAACTTCTCTGCCCAAGAGCCCCTGAGACTCAGCCTCAGAGTCTCACCCTTAGAGTCTCTTCTAACAGTGCTCAGTAATTCAAACAACCTTCCTGGAGTCACAGGGCCCCAGACACATGAAGTTCTCCCGGGCTGATCCTCCCCCTTCTCAGGGGGGTCAGGGGCCTCTGGCTGGTTGATCTGGGAAGAGCACAGGTAACCGATGGTACCAGCACGTAACCTCCCACGGGCCAAGCCAAAGGACAAAGGGAGACATGGAGCCGTCCTGGTCTCCAGAACAAGTCATTGCCATGCTCTCATTGCCCCAGGGCCCAAGAGGTAAAGGGGACCAGAGCAGGCAACACAAAGCCAAATGAGGCTGCTTGCCAGGGCAGGAGAGGCCCATGTGCAAATAACTCCATACAAAGGAAAATCTGGGAGGGGGAGAACAATGGGCTCCGCTATCAGAGGAGGGAAAGACTGCCTCTAACTGAAGagaccaggaaaggcttcatgggaGAATCTCACTGGAGCCAGAGCCCACAGGATGAGGAAGATGCCAgcagagaatggcttgaataaaAGCACAAAGTAAAGAACGAGATGCACGTAGAAGAGAACGAGTGTTCTAGCTTAGCTGGAGTGAGGCTGTGTGAGGGGGTTGGTGTGAGGAAACACTGAAAGCAAAGACTCAGGATGCCAGCAAGTGGCAGCTCCTAACGCTCCTGAGCAGAGGACAGCAGAGCTGGAGGCCACGGCAGCAGCCACAGGCTTCCCCCTCCAAGAGCTGCCCCCCACATCAGACCACCAAACCATCCCCCATACACACCTCTATGGTTCGGTAGTAGGGATCCAGCAGGAGTTTGGACAGCGCCACGATCTGCGGTGTGCGATCCCAGCCATCGGAGCAATGTACCAACACTGGCCGCTGATCGCGGTCCACGGCGTGAACGACCAGCAGGGCCGACTTCAGCAGCACCGATAAATGCTGCAGCCACTTGGTACTTTCGAGAGCAGAAAGCCAactagagacagaaacagatctGTGATGATGGGAGAACGCAAACCTGCTTCTCACAATATGCTTCTGAACGTCCTATATTCTGAAACGCCACATGACCTAACGAGAAACCGCAGCAGCATCTGCGCAGGGGTCCAAATCCAGCCTCCTGCCCTACCTGCAGCACATCCACAAATCAAGTACTGGGGCCCGGAACCTCACTCCTGCAGCTAGAGTCCTCTGGGAGATTAGCCCACAGCTGGGGCAAACCCTGGGGCCCTTGGCCTTGGAGCCCACTCCAAAAACCTCCCACAACTTGTGTCTGGCCTCCAACTACCACCTGAAGGCCTGGGCACACTCTGGATCACCCGTGGCTCTGCCACTAGCCTTCTGGGGAGTTTTTCCTTCACAAGCACAGCCAGGCTAACAATGAGCTCTCCCAGGTCCAGCTTCCTCGACAGTCTTGCTTGCCCTGGAGCTAATGAGGCGGGCAGGAGGGCTAAACCCCCATATCTGAAAGGAAGAGGGTTCAACTGATTCTGCTTGGCTCCAGTGGGCAGGACTGCCACAAGCAAGTGGTACTGTGGAAGAAAACAGTGTCCCAAGCAGGCCTGGCTCCTCCCTGGTAAGTGCCTAGGCAAGGGCTCTGGGATCCCCACCACTTGGAGTCCTGCCCTGACGCTCTCCTGCAGCCTTCCTGACAAGTTGGTCAGCCAGCCTAGGCTCTCTCCAAGCCACATGAGGCCGTTCTCTCTGATGTCCAGCTGGGGCCAACACCCAACAACTTCTTCTTGCAGGGGTGATGGCTCTGATGGACCTTTTCTTCCACGTACCCAGAATTCATACCCCTTCTTAAGTTCCCCATTTCCACTGATGACCCCGCCATCTTTCCAATCCCCTGAGTTCCAAACCTCGGAGCCTCTGTAGACACTTTTCCATGCCTCCGTCTCCTTCTCCGGTCGAGGGCCGCGTCTGCCAGAACCTGTGACCTCACTGGCCACACTGCCTCTTCTCAAATCCAAGCCCTCTCCAGCCTTCTCCAAGCTGCCCAAGTGACAGTCCTCAGCAGTTACGAGTATGGTAATCTTCCGGGCACAAATCCCCCCTCGGCATCAGTGTGCTTCTCCTTGTTTCCAGCCTTCTTCGAGAAGCCTCACCTTCTTTCTTCACCTTCACCCAAGCTTGCCTCCAAGCACATTCCAGGTGTCACCTCCAAGACAAACTCTCCAACCACGCCCCCATGCCCACACTGCATCATTACAATGAGAACGTCTGCCATGCCTCTGGCCCATGTGCGCCAGCGGTCAGAGCTATCTCTCTGTGAGGAGCACCTGGCCGCACACCATCGAGTCTCGGCCTTGTTCAGGCTACTGCGGGCCTCACTGCTGGGGGGCCTTTGGGTCCCGAGGATGAGCCGACTCTTTTCTCCCCACTCAAGTTCCTCTGACCAGATCTTCTGGCCTGTGTGGAGCCTTTGGGGCCTGGTGGGGGTCTTCTGCCTTCAGGTCCTAAACCATGCAGAGAAAGCTCCCCAGGGCAGGGGCAGAGCAAGGCTTTCTCTAGAAGGCTTGCTGCCCTTCAGACCCTGGCTTGGCTTCTCCGGTAAGGCCTTTCCTAGGGAAAGGCTGATTATTCCTGGCTCAACCAGGCTGCTTATCATGCAATGACCTGACCCAATGTTGTGCAAGCGGCTTTGCTTCCAACAGCCTACGCCGTCCTGCCTGACCCCGCTCAGTCCGAGCGTCTCGCCGTGGGGGCTGCTCTGGCTCCTGGCACGGCACACTGAACTTTGGGCAAGGGTGGGGGTAGGGGAGTGTCAGCATGTATCTATCGGGGTCTTCTGGCCAAACGGCTCTGCTTTCACCAATGCTAATCCAACAGTTCCTGAGAACAAAGATGGCCGCTGCCCAGCTCGCATTAAACCTTTCTTCCTACACATTCAAATTCCTATTCCTctttaataattgaaaaatgcTAAGGGGATGCTCTGGACCACTAAGGGAGGCAGGCCCACTAATGCTGTGCGCCATGGCAGCGCCACACAGAACTCCCTGATTTGGGCCGAGTCTGGGGGAGCTTTGGGCTGACGCTGGCCAGCCTTGTTTGGGAACCAACTCTGGGAAAGGAATGACCTTCCCTTGTCTCGGGGACAGAGTCCATGGGAACCGAAGGAGGTCAGCGGGGAAAATCAGCAGCATCTGAATGATGCCAGTGTGTGAGGGCATGGAGAAAGGCCTAGAGGAGCCAAGTCCTGGTCTCGGCTGTGGCTGAgaaaccctgagcaagtcacgtTATTGCTCCCCCTCAGGTATCTATGGCAGTAGTCTGTGTCTGcgtctggggggggagggggggggcgcAAATGCTGAGGGCTGTAGTGATGGCAGCTATGGAGATAAATTCTGCTGGACCAAAATCAGCTCAGAACCAGAAGAGGTTCCAGGAAAACTGACAAATTTCTCCACTGTGCTGACCATCTCTCCATCTTTAAACACTTCCCACAGTTCCTAATCCCTGCTCTGCTTTTCCTTTGTGCTCACATGGAAGAGGGGTTTGGTCCCCAAACAACTAGACAAGGAGAGGCAGGGGCCCGGGGTCAGCACCACGGGAGCACAGGACAAAGGAGGGCAATGCTTACTTTCCCGGGTCTGGCATCTGGGTACACAGCAACCGCAGGGACTGAAAGCTCTTCCGAATTGAATGAATGTTCGCCATCCCCATGAACACCACTTCGCAGTTGGGATAGTACTCTGGAGAGGGGGACAAGGAGAACATAAACACGCTGAACACAAGAACCAACTGCAAGCCCGCCCCTATGGCTATGGGGCGAGTCACGGAGGCCCTGGTGAGGAAGAAGGGCTGTCTGGCACCTTCAGTGGCTCTCTGAAGGAGAAAATGCCCGTTCTGTGCCCCACAGCAGGGGGAGGGGGCCACACTTATGCCAACAAGACCTCAGGCTGCCCCAAGGCCTCTACAGCCCCTTGCTGCTCTGGCTAGACTAACGTGAAGGGTGGCGCAGCAGTCCTGGTTTCCAATCCTAGCTTAACCCCTTGCACAGGAAACAGAGGAGGCCCCAAAGGACAAATCCTGGCCCGACAAGGGGCTGCTCTAGGCCTTCACTGAGGGGCCACGGCTGCTGGAGCCTCTGTGCCCCCAGGAGCCCCAGGCAGGAAGAGGCACCAGCATGTGCTCAGCTAAAGGCCCAAGAGGATCTGAGAAGATCCTTACAATTTACAGCAAGCTTCCACATAGGAA
This sequence is a window from Sminthopsis crassicaudata isolate SCR6 chromosome 1, ASM4859323v1, whole genome shotgun sequence. Protein-coding genes within it:
- the MTMR3 gene encoding phosphatidylinositol-3,5-bisphosphate 3-phosphatase MTMR3 isoform X5, encoding MDEETQHSLECIQANQIFPRKQLIREDENLQVPFLELHGESTEFVGRAKDAVIALSNYRLHIKFTESLVNVPLQLIESVECRDIFQLHLTCKDCKVIRCQFLTFEQCQEWLKRLNNAIRPPSKIEDLFSFAYHAWCMEVYASEKEQHGDLCRPGEHVTARFKNEVERMGFDMNNAWRISNINEKYKLCGSYPQELIVPAWITDKELESVASFRSWKRIPAVVYRHQSNGAVIARCGQPEVSWWGWRNADDEHLVQSVAKACASDSRSSSGKILNGSCPREFSNGGDLSDVEFDSSLSNASGAESLAIQPQKLLILDARSYAAAVANRAKGGGCECPEYYPNCEVVFMGMANIHSIRKSFQSLRLLCTQMPDPGNWLSALESTKWLQHLSVLLKSALLVVHAVDRDQRPVLVHCSDGWDRTPQIVALSKLLLDPYYRTIEGFQVLVEMEWLDFGHKFADRCGHGENSDDLNERCPVFLQWLDCVHQLQRQFPCSFEFNEAFLVKLVQHTYSCLFGTFLCNNAKERGEKHTQERTCSVWSLLRAANKAFKNLLYSSQSETVLYPVCHVRNLMLWSAVYLPCPSPSTPADDTCAPYPVPGASPEDQPLSRLPKTRSFDNLTTVCDSSVPPTSRRSSDPSLNERWQEHRRSLELSGLGGPGEEPCDGDTLGRQAKALGGAELSVAAGVAEGQMENILQEATKEDGSLEETPLRSSTEVVEAKEEAPLNEKSQQEDTEHPEKPEPALGDLTTTPGNSTHPLLAGFPGHPDEPEAPPSHAQEPPQSDSLEEASVEEPGSSRAPRDVGEDSHQAPLHPEVSHGTSLPTVLPLGARTPTVESSVETLTEGEAKVDQLPQGAGHRPCLMDSGDDELSRADGERLVDRARAGSKVARTSHSPMPSSCALPLAECKEEIVCNRDLETENKATEKPGGPTVPQRYPAPNGHCLEGERSRIKGPWSRRTSAASGGSAQLPLRSAHPKWSQGQPGRQPAAGSPEQPARSHLDDDGMPVYTDAIQQRLRQIETGHQQEVETLKKQVQELRSRLESQYLNSSLRFNGDFGDEVTSIPDSESNVDQSCLSCCSTEIFSEASWEQVDKQDTEMTRWLPDHLAAHCYGCDSAFWLASRKHHCRNCGNVFCSSCCNQKVPVPSQQLFEPSRVCKSCYNSLHPTSSSLDLELDKPIAATSN